A window from Enterocloster bolteae encodes these proteins:
- the rlmN gene encoding 23S rRNA (adenine(2503)-C(2))-methyltransferase RlmN codes for MKHLPKSTLTEILNDPYGFTYKEMSEVIGEDKARALYAELYKQPFHKKNLSISTKKVYKSSDTEKYVYELKDNRYIETVFIKRRDGGTVCVSTQVGCSVGCIFCESGRNGFVRNLTPSEIVQQVILIRQKVNRIVFMGMGEPLFNYDNLIAAIHILRDRNGLNFPTDGITVSTVGPVNQLKKLREEHLKIQLTISLHAATQAARNCIIPHMHMYAIEDVVKQALSYSQRHNRKVVFAYLLLPGINDRSSDIRQLAKWFKGKNVMINVLQYNPTSNSKIRAPQKQEMVAFKHQLEQTGLEVTMRVSHGREIKAACGQLANTYNKAKKQQK; via the coding sequence ATGAAACACTTACCTAAAAGTACACTTACGGAAATATTGAATGACCCATACGGATTTACTTACAAAGAAATGTCGGAAGTAATTGGAGAGGATAAAGCAAGAGCCTTATATGCGGAATTGTATAAACAGCCATTTCACAAAAAAAATCTATCAATATCAACAAAAAAAGTCTATAAAAGTAGCGATACTGAAAAGTATGTTTATGAATTGAAAGACAACAGGTATATCGAAACGGTTTTTATTAAACGGCGAGATGGTGGGACTGTTTGCGTAAGTACGCAAGTTGGTTGTTCTGTTGGCTGTATTTTTTGTGAGTCCGGACGCAATGGTTTCGTTCGTAATCTAACACCATCTGAAATTGTGCAACAGGTCATATTGATACGTCAAAAAGTAAATCGTATCGTTTTTATGGGAATGGGAGAACCTTTATTCAATTACGACAACTTGATTGCAGCAATCCATATTCTTCGAGATAGAAATGGACTTAACTTTCCAACCGACGGCATTACCGTATCAACAGTTGGTCCAGTTAATCAATTAAAAAAATTGCGCGAAGAACATCTAAAAATTCAGTTGACAATATCTTTACATGCAGCAACACAGGCTGCGAGAAACTGCATCATTCCTCATATGCACATGTACGCTATTGAAGATGTTGTTAAGCAAGCATTGTCCTATTCACAAAGGCATAATCGAAAAGTGGTATTTGCGTATTTGCTTTTACCAGGTATAAATGACCGTTCCTCAGATATAAGGCAACTTGCAAAATGGTTTAAGGGCAAAAATGTTATGATTAACGTGCTGCAATACAACCCGACGAGTAATTCAAAAATTAGAGCACCACAAAAACAAGAAATGGTTGCGTTCAAACATCAATTAGAGCAAACAGGACTTGAAGTTACCATGAGAGTTTCTCATGGTAGAGAGATTAAAGCAGCTTGTGGACAGTTAGCTAATACATATAATAAAGCCAAAAAACAACAAAAATAA
- a CDS encoding relaxase/mobilization nuclease domain-containing protein has protein sequence MAVTKIKPIKSTLSKALDYIENPDKTDGKMLVSSFGCSYETADIEFEYTLSQALQKGNNLAFHLIQSFEPGEVDYQKAHEIGKQLADAVTKGQHEYVLTTHIDKGHVHNHIIFCAVNFVDHRKYNSNKRSYYGIRNMSDKLCRENGLSVVVPGKGSKGKSYAEYQAEKTGTSWKGKLKIAVDALIPQVSSFEELLQRLQAAGYEIKPGKYVSCRAPGQERFTRLKTLGADYTEEAIRERIAGRRAKAAKAPREQRGVSLLIDIENSIKAAQSKGYEQWAKIHNLKQAAKTMNFLTEHKIEQYADLVSRIEEMAAESGQAADALKDAEKRLADMAVLIKNVSTYQKTKPVYDAYRKARNREKYRAGQEQAIILHEAAARSLKAAGIAKLPNLAALQSEYEALQAQKEALYADYGKLKKKVREYDIIKQNIDSILQADRQPEREKGTERG, from the coding sequence ATGGCGGTTACAAAGATTAAGCCTATTAAAAGCACTCTAAGCAAAGCCCTTGACTATATCGAAAACCCGGACAAGACGGACGGAAAAATGCTTGTGTCCTCTTTCGGCTGCTCCTATGAAACGGCAGATATTGAATTTGAATATACCTTGTCCCAAGCACTCCAAAAGGGGAACAATTTAGCCTTTCATCTGATACAGTCCTTTGAGCCGGGGGAAGTCGATTATCAGAAAGCCCATGAAATCGGAAAGCAGCTTGCCGACGCGGTAACAAAGGGGCAGCATGAATATGTACTCACGACGCACATTGACAAAGGACACGTCCACAATCACATTATTTTCTGCGCCGTAAATTTCGTAGACCACCGCAAATATAATTCCAACAAAAGGAGCTATTACGGCATACGGAACATGAGCGACAAGCTGTGTCGGGAAAATGGCTTGTCCGTCGTCGTTCCCGGCAAGGGCAGCAAGGGAAAGAGCTATGCGGAGTACCAGGCAGAAAAGACGGGTACAAGTTGGAAAGGCAAGCTAAAGATTGCCGTTGACGCGCTTATCCCCCAAGTTTCCAGTTTTGAGGAATTGTTGCAGCGGTTACAGGCGGCGGGCTATGAGATAAAGCCGGGGAAATATGTGTCATGCCGCGCCCCCGGACAGGAACGCTTCACCCGTCTTAAAACCCTCGGCGCGGATTATACAGAGGAAGCCATAAGGGAACGGATAGCGGGCAGACGGGCAAAGGCGGCGAAAGCCCCCAGAGAGCAGCGCGGCGTTTCGCTGCTTATCGACATTGAGAACAGTATCAAGGCGGCGCAGAGTAAGGGCTATGAACAGTGGGCGAAAATCCACAATCTGAAACAGGCAGCAAAGACCATGAATTTCTTGACGGAACATAAGATTGAACAGTACGCGGATTTAGTCAGCCGGATTGAAGAAATGGCAGCGGAAAGCGGACAGGCGGCAGACGCATTGAAGGACGCGGAAAAGCGGCTTGCGGACATGGCGGTGCTTATCAAGAATGTTTCCACCTACCAAAAGACAAAGCCCGTCTATGACGCATACCGCAAGGCAAGGAACAGGGAGAAGTACCGCGCCGGACAGGAACAGGCGATTATCCTACATGAAGCCGCCGCAAGGTCGCTGAAAGCGGCGGGCATTGCAAAGCTCCCGAACCTTGCCGCGCTGCAATCGGAATATGAAGCCCTCCAAGCGCAGAAAGAAGCCCTTTATGCCGACTATGGGAAGCTGAAAAAGAAAGTCCGGGAATACGATATTATCAAGCAGAACATTGACAGCATTTTACAGGCAGACAGGCAGCCGGAACGGGAAAAGGGAACAGAGCGCGGATAA
- a CDS encoding cysteine-rich VLP domain-containing protein — MNGVKRLTPPQSRKVNALVRRTCCNYDNGNCILLDDGDECVCPQLISYSLLCKWFRVAVLPADRLLYAELYQTGDKKKCTECGAFFASTSNSVKYCPVCRKRITRRQAAERMRKRRAPVTQ; from the coding sequence ATGAACGGGGTTAAGCGGCTGACGCCGCCCCAGAGCCGGAAAGTCAACGCCCTTGTGCGCCGGACGTGCTGCAATTATGATAACGGGAACTGTATCTTACTGGACGACGGGGACGAGTGCGTATGTCCGCAGCTCATTTCCTATTCGCTTCTCTGCAAGTGGTTCCGGGTTGCGGTGCTTCCCGCCGACAGGCTGCTTTATGCGGAGCTTTACCAGACAGGGGATAAGAAGAAATGTACCGAGTGCGGCGCGTTCTTTGCGTCAACCTCTAACAGTGTCAAATACTGCCCCGTCTGCCGGAAACGTATCACCCGCAGACAAGCCGCCGAGCGCATGAGGAAAAGACGCGCCCCTGTTACGCAGTAG
- a CDS encoding cysteine-rich KTR domain-containing protein gives MLEKYWIKCPICNGKTRVQVFYNTVLRNFPLFCPKCKLTHIIDVEKLEIIIKNSEKQKEGY, from the coding sequence ATGCTTGAAAAATATTGGATAAAATGTCCAATTTGTAACGGAAAGACGAGGGTTCAAGTATTTTATAATACGGTATTAAGAAATTTTCCTCTTTTCTGCCCTAAATGTAAATTAACACATATCATTGATGTTGAAAAATTAGAAATCATAATCAAAAACTCTGAAAAACAAAAGGAAGGATATTAA
- a CDS encoding helix-turn-helix domain-containing protein: MENQKMPEYETIRAAVAGEKWAVEKVVECYKDEIDRLSTVAVRQPDGSTKQEINEDMRQSITKKLIEALPQFPLEEMEKGNVR; the protein is encoded by the coding sequence ATGGAAAACCAGAAAATGCCGGAATATGAAACCATACGCGCCGCCGTTGCCGGGGAAAAATGGGCGGTGGAGAAAGTCGTGGAGTGCTACAAGGACGAAATCGACAGGCTATCGACGGTAGCGGTCAGACAGCCGGACGGAAGCACGAAACAGGAAATCAACGAAGATATGCGCCAGTCCATCACAAAGAAGCTGATAGAAGCCCTCCCGCAGTTCCCGCTTGAAGAAATGGAAAAGGGAAATGTCAGATAG
- a CDS encoding helix-turn-helix transcriptional regulator — protein MAKRPVPKYDFKAFGAAIKAARTGRKESRKKVSDEMFISPRYLANIENKGQHPSLQIFFELMLRYNISVDQFLLETPPEKNTQRRQLDALLDGMSDTGIRIVSATAKEIAEVETEGR, from the coding sequence ATGGCAAAAAGACCAGTACCGAAATACGATTTCAAGGCTTTTGGGGCAGCGATAAAGGCGGCGCGGACAGGGCGCAAGGAGAGCCGCAAGAAAGTGAGCGACGAAATGTTTATCTCGCCGCGCTACCTTGCGAACATTGAGAACAAGGGGCAGCACCCAAGTTTACAGATTTTCTTTGAGCTTATGCTCCGCTACAATATATCCGTAGACCAGTTTCTTTTGGAAACGCCGCCAGAGAAGAACACGCAGCGGCGGCAGCTTGACGCGCTTCTTGACGGTATGAGCGATACAGGCATACGGATTGTGAGCGCAACGGCAAAGGAGATAGCGGAAGTCGAAACAGAGGGCAGATAA
- a CDS encoding plasmid mobilization protein: MNGRKRTVQIKFRVTEAERDLILEKMKLVPTRNMAAYLRKIAIDGYIIQIDHADIKAMTAEIQKIGVNVNQIARRVNATGNAYQEDIEEIKGVLAEIWRLQRLSLLKAL; encoded by the coding sequence ATGAACGGACGCAAAAGAACGGTGCAAATCAAATTCAGAGTGACGGAAGCGGAACGGGATTTAATACTGGAAAAAATGAAGCTCGTACCCACCCGGAACATGGCGGCATATCTGCGGAAGATTGCCATTGACGGGTATATCATTCAGATAGACCATGCCGATATAAAGGCAATGACCGCAGAGATACAGAAAATCGGTGTCAACGTCAACCAGATAGCACGCCGCGTAAACGCGACGGGGAACGCATACCAAGAGGACATAGAGGAAATAAAGGGGGTGCTTGCGGAGATATGGCGGTTACAAAGATTAAGCCTATTAAAAGCACTCTAA